In Rhodovulum sulfidophilum DSM 1374, the following are encoded in one genomic region:
- the greA gene encoding transcription elongation factor GreA, with the protein MEKIPMTRAGCTALDEELKTLKSVERPAVIRAISEAREHGDLSENAEYHAAREKQSFIEGRIKEIEGLLSRAEVIDPAKLSGPIKFGATVTLADEDTDEEKTYQIVGEAEADIEKCLLNIKSPLARALIGKEEGDSVEVRTPGGERSYEVLSIRYI; encoded by the coding sequence ATGGAAAAGATACCCATGACCCGCGCGGGCTGCACCGCGCTCGACGAAGAACTCAAGACGCTGAAAAGCGTCGAGCGTCCCGCCGTGATCCGGGCCATCTCCGAAGCACGCGAACATGGCGACCTGTCGGAAAACGCCGAATACCATGCCGCCCGCGAAAAGCAGAGCTTCATCGAGGGCCGCATCAAGGAGATCGAGGGGCTTCTGTCGCGCGCCGAGGTGATCGACCCGGCCAAGCTCTCGGGTCCGATCAAGTTCGGCGCCACGGTGACGCTTGCCGACGAGGATACCGACGAAGAGAAGACCTACCAGATCGTCGGCGAGGCCGAGGCCGATATCGAGAAATGCCTGCTCAACATCAAGTCGCCGCTGGCCCGGGCGCTGATCGGCAAGGAAGAAGGCGACAGCGTCGAGGTGCGCACGCCCGGAGGCGAGCGCAGCTACGAGGTGCTCAGCATCCGCTACATCTGA